A part of Abyssibacter profundi genomic DNA contains:
- a CDS encoding ArsR/SmtB family transcription factor, whose protein sequence is METGSLDALTQACRLLADGTRLRLLAVLESDALSVAELTQVTGLAQSRVSSHVSKLREAKLLTDARMGSSTLYSFSPEVGDSLPGALWAALKTRLDDDQIGADLERAREVIRSRHATLSWADSVAGRMELHYSPGRTWEATARALIELLELGDVLDIASGDGVLAELLANHAKTVTCVDLSRNVVEAGRRRLAHHANVRFEQADMHALPFEDAAFSVVFCMHALTYSAAPQQVLAEAARVLEPGGTLVVATLAEHEHAATTRAYDHVNQGFSEFVLRTLLETHQLRVVSCRSGSREQRPPYFQVVIAVARRK, encoded by the coding sequence ATGGAAACCGGATCTCTCGACGCCCTGACCCAAGCCTGCCGGCTGCTGGCAGACGGCACGCGGTTGCGGCTGCTCGCGGTTTTGGAAAGTGACGCCCTGTCTGTTGCCGAGCTCACGCAGGTCACCGGCCTGGCTCAGAGTCGTGTGTCCTCTCACGTCAGCAAGCTGCGCGAGGCCAAGCTACTGACCGACGCACGCATGGGCAGCAGTACGCTTTATTCCTTTTCGCCAGAAGTTGGCGACAGCCTGCCGGGTGCGTTGTGGGCCGCCCTCAAAACCCGGCTGGATGATGATCAGATCGGGGCGGATCTGGAGCGGGCTCGCGAAGTCATCCGGAGCCGCCATGCCACGCTCTCCTGGGCGGATTCAGTCGCCGGTCGCATGGAACTGCACTACTCCCCGGGTCGGACCTGGGAAGCCACCGCGCGCGCCCTGATCGAGCTGCTGGAACTCGGTGATGTGCTGGACATCGCATCAGGCGACGGTGTGCTGGCCGAACTGTTGGCCAACCATGCGAAGACGGTGACCTGTGTCGATTTGAGCCGGAACGTTGTTGAAGCCGGGCGAAGACGGCTGGCACATCACGCTAATGTTCGCTTCGAGCAGGCCGATATGCACGCATTGCCGTTCGAGGATGCAGCCTTCTCGGTCGTGTTCTGCATGCATGCGCTGACGTACTCCGCTGCGCCCCAACAGGTGCTGGCCGAGGCGGCACGGGTTCTCGAACCGGGTGGGACGCTGGTGGTTGCGACGCTGGCGGAGCATGAGCATGCGGCGACAACGCGGGCATATGACCATGTAAATCAGGGCTTTAGCGAATTTGTTTTACGTACTTTGCTTGAGACGCATCAGCTGCGTGTTGTATCGTGCCGAAGCGGATCAAGGGAACAGCGGCCACCGTATTTTCAGGTGGTGATTGCGGTGGCCCGGCGCAAGTAA